TGAGCGGTCAGGCGTGAACGCCGGCGTCGACAGCGTCGATATAGTCGAGCACATCGTCGGCCCGGCCGCTGCGCACGAGCTGCATCGCCGTCTGACCGGAAAATCCCGGCAAGGGCTCCGACCGATACCAGGCATAGGCCATCAGCGCAGAGCCGAAGCGCGGCTCGACCTTGTTGATCACCTCGATCATCTCGCGCAGCCGGCGCTGCGTCTTGTCCGAGCGGATCCGGTCCCTGCGCTGGATGGCGTCCTTGCCGAGACCAGCCGTGCGGGCGATCTCCTCGCTCGTGGTCCGAAAGGCTTCGGCGATGCGGCGCGGCGCGAAAAGGCCGTCATCCGCGTATTGGGCGAGGCCCATGGCTCAGACCTCCATCTCTCTGTGCCGGTGATATTGACGCAATTTAGCGTCAGAAAGAGCGGAATGCAAGAGAAGGGAGAGGAAGGAGGAATGCCCGCTCGCAGATCGGTCGGACCGCTGACGCTGGCGCTCAACCGCGCCCCACGCGATCCCGGCCCGTCGTCCTGCGCAGGGCTGAAAGCCCTGCTGGTCCAGCCGGGCAGGGATGCTCGGCCGCAGTTGCTCCGGCCCGTCCGCTCCGCGGGCCGGGGGGTGTCTTCGGAAAGAAGACGAGAGAGGGCCGCCCGGCCGGGCTGGTCCGCAACCCCCTGGATGGAGCATCCCTATGCACCTCATGAAAGTCGATCCGCGCGCGCTGCGGGAAAACCCCGACCGCGCCCGCCAGACCAAGGCAACGCCGCAGGCCGACGCCCTGCTGCTCGCCACCATCAAGGCCGTCGGCATCGTGCAGCCGCCCGTCATCACACCGGAAACCGGTGGCGGCAACGGCTACATCATCAATGCCGGCCATCGCCGCGTGAGGCAGGCGATCGCCGCCGGCCTCGAGGAAATCGATGTTCTCGTCGCGGACGCGTCGAACGACAACGGTGCCATGCGCTCGATGGTCGAGAACATCGCCCGCGAGCCGCTGAACCCGGTGGATCAGTGGCGCGCCATCGAGCGCTTGGTGGCCCTCGCCTGGACGGAGGAGGCCATCGCCATCGCGCTGGCGCTGAACGTCCGTCGCATCAAGCAGCTGCGGCTGCTCGCCAATGTGCTGCCGGCCATGCTCGATCACATGGCCAAGGGCGACATGCCCGACGAGCGCCAGCTGCGCACCATCGCCGCGGCCTCGCTCGACGAGCAGAAGGAGGTCTGGAAGAAGCACAAGCCGTCAAAGGGCGATCCGCAGGTCTCGTGGTGGAGCGTCGCCCAGGGCCTGCAGAAGAAGCGCATGTATGCCCGGCACGCGAGCTTCGGCGACGACCTCGTCCAGGCTTACGGGATCGAATGGGTCGAGGACCTGTTCGCTCCGGCCGACGAGGACAGCCGCTACACCACCAATGTCGAGGCCTTCCTCGGCGCGCAGCAGGAATGGATGGCCAACAACCTGCCGAAGAAGGGCATCATCGCCGAGTCCACGAACTGGGGCGAGGTGAAGCTGCCGCCGAAGGCCGAGCGCGTCCACGGCAAGCCGACGAAGTCGGATTGCACCGCGATGTATCTCGACCGCGACGGCCGCGTGCAGAGTGTGCACTACCGCATGCCCGAGCCCAGGAAGGCCAAGGGCAAGGCGGGGAGCGATTCCGACAGCACGGCGGACGACGTCGGCGTCGTGGCGAAGACCCGCCCCGACGTGACGCGCAAGGGCGTCGAGATGATCGGCGACTTCCGCACCGACGCGCTGCGCGAGGCGCTCGGCCGCGCCCCGATCGAGGACGACACGCTGATGGCGCTGCTCATCCTCGCCTTCGCCGGCCAGAACGTCTCCGTCACCACCGGCAGCGGCGGCGTCTATTACGGCCACAGCCGGCTGGCGAAGCATGCAGCCATCCTGTTCGACGGCGAGGGCAAGCTCGCCTTCGACATGGACACGCTGCGGGTTGCGGCCCGATCGATGCTCGTCGACGTGTTCTCGTGCCGGGAGAACGCCACCAATAGTGGCATCGTCGCCCGCATCGCCGGCGCCACGGTCGGGGCGGACGGCTTCCTCCCCAATATGGGGACCGACGACTTCCTGTCGTGCCTGGCACGCCCGGCACTGGAGGTGTCGTGCAAGGACACCCCGGTCCTGCCGCGTCAGCGGGTGAAGGATACGCGCGCGGCGCTCGTCGAGCACTTCAAGGAAGCTCGCTTCGTCCACCCCTCCGCGCTCTTCGCTCCGGATGCGACGGCGCTCGGCGCGTGGCTGTCGTCCAACGCGCCGTCCGAGGATGGCGACGAAGCCGATGAAGATGCCGACGGCGCGACCGCCGAGCCGTCCGACGAGGACGGCGAGGCCTTCAGGGAAGCCGCCGAATAGGCCCGCTCCTCTTCCCCTCCGATTGAACCCCGCCGCCGGCATCGCCGGCGGCGGCTTTGTTTCCGACACCCCGCAAAGGGAGACTTTCCATGTCCGCACAACTGATCTTCGACAGCGTGCCGCTCGGCGCGCTCGTCCGCTACGCCGACGGATCGCCGCGTCCGCCCGAACGTCATCGCAAGAAGCTCGCCGCCTGGGAGAACCGCAACAGCAGCGGGAGGCTTATCGCCAAGCGCGCGCAGGCCGTCGTCGGCAGCACCACGCTGCCCGCCTCGATCACCCTGCACAAGGGGGACTGCGGCAGCGGCGGCGTCATCGTGCTGCGCGTTCACCAGACCTTCTCGGTGAACAGCGACCTCACCTTCACCGTCGTCGAGCGGCCCGCCATCGGTTCGGTCCTGGTCCTCGACCGTGCCGGCGCGGACGGCGAGCTCGTCCACCTCGCGGAAAGCCGCGAGGCCGCGCAGACCTGGCTGAAGAGCCATGGCTACCCGCACGCCGTGCTCCACGAGGTCACGGCCGACGAGGCTGCCATCGGCGCCGACGGGGGGAGGGCCGCGGCATGAACGCGACCGCTGCCGCCAACGACATCGAAGAGGCCCCCAGATTTCCGGGGGTTTCCTTCGGTCGCGGCGCCGACGGCCTCCTCGTCGCGCTGGTCGGCGACACCGCCTTCGCCATGGCGCCGGCGCGCGATGGCCGGCATTATCTCGTCAGTGGCTGGCGCATCCGCAAGCCGATGGCACAGTGGTCCCGCTCCGACTTCTACGGCCATTGCGGCGAGCTCGCCGACGAGGCGGCATTTCGTGCCCGCGTCCTCGAAAGCGCCGAGCATCAGCGCGAGAAGCGGGCGCTCGGCCGCAGGGAAATCTGGTCGCGCGCCAGCACGCCGTGGGGTGCCTCGCAGGGCGCGACGCTCTATGCCGAGGACGTCGTCTTCCATTCTACGGCCGGCCATGGCGGCTTCCACATCTCGGCCGACCGTAATCGGACGGTCCATCCGCTCCTCCGCGCCGAAGGCGGCTGGTACGAAGAAGATGAGTCCTGGGCCGCGGTTGCGATCACGTTCCCGCATCTGTTCACCGCCTTCGAGCGGCGCTGCGCCGAGCGCACGATCAAGGATAGCTGGCCGGATGCCTGGGAGGCGATCTTCGGCACGGTGCTGCTCCCCGGCGAGTCCCGCGAGAAGGATCGCCGCGACTTCGAGTGCGATCATGCCGCTGACTGGATCGTCGCCTCGGCGATCACGTCGGACCAGCAGCCAGGCTTCGTCGAGGTTGCCGCGACGCTCGGCGGCAGGCGCGGTCCGGGAACCGAGGAACGGCGGTTCCTCGTCCCATCGGCCGAGTACCGGATCGGTCGCTTCCGCTTCATCATCGATCCGGCCCGGCATCGCGTCTATGGCGGGCCGTCGAGCTTCATCGGCTGGAGTGGGAGGGTGGTCACATGACCGCGCGCGCCGACCGCTTCGCCGAGCTCTCCCGCATGCAGGAGGCGCGCCGTGAGATCCAGCGTCAGCTCGACAGGATCAATCGTCAGATCACCCGGCGGATGACGGCCTTCATCCCGCAGTTGAAGCCGCGCCACAGCATCTTCCGGCGCGGCAAGGCTCCCGAGCCAAGCGCCTTCCTCGAGCGCTATCGCGCGCAGCTTGCTGCGCTCACGGCCGAGCGACAGCCCGAGATCGATGCCTTGTCGCGAAAGCTCGCCCGGCAGGACCAGGCGATCGCCGCGCTCCGCGACCGCCTCGGATGCCCAGAGCGCGAACCGACCGAGGCGCGCCGAGAGTCCCGAAGCACGGCGAGGGAGCAAACGCCATGAAGCGCAAGGCGTCACGGCCGCCGAAACATCCTCTCGTCGCTCATTGGGACGATGAGCGCGACATCGGCAACGGCATCATCGTCACGCTGCACCACGGCCATTTCTTCTACGACGATTGCGGGGTGATGGGCTTCGACACGGTGCGCGCAGCGCGTGAAGCCCTTCGGAGCGTCGCCGCGAGATCGGAACGGCAGGAGCGGCGCTCATGAGATTCCGCTGCCATCGCTGCGGCCAGACATGGCCGGACCATCCCGTCACCCGCGTTCCCTGCCCGACATGTCGGGCCGCCGCAGGGACGTGGTGTCGCCGGCCGTCGGGGCACCGCGCCATGGAGCTCCACGTCGATCGCGAGCACCGTGCGCTCGCCATGGGATGCCTTCAGCGATGCCCCGGCCCAGGCGGCGACGCTCAGCTGAGCCTCGACCTGCAGCCGTCGCCGCGTGCGCTGGAGATGCTGCCGAGCGTGTATCCGTCTCCCGGCCGTTCGACGTCGCGGGCGCATAAACGTTGGGCCGTCGCGGGCAGCCTCCCCGCCCAGACGCGCCCATACCGCCCCCCGGCGTTCACCGTCATCC
This genomic stretch from Ancylobacter sp. IITR112 harbors:
- a CDS encoding ParB/RepB/Spo0J family partition protein, which codes for MHLMKVDPRALRENPDRARQTKATPQADALLLATIKAVGIVQPPVITPETGGGNGYIINAGHRRVRQAIAAGLEEIDVLVADASNDNGAMRSMVENIAREPLNPVDQWRAIERLVALAWTEEAIAIALALNVRRIKQLRLLANVLPAMLDHMAKGDMPDERQLRTIAAASLDEQKEVWKKHKPSKGDPQVSWWSVAQGLQKKRMYARHASFGDDLVQAYGIEWVEDLFAPADEDSRYTTNVEAFLGAQQEWMANNLPKKGIIAESTNWGEVKLPPKAERVHGKPTKSDCTAMYLDRDGRVQSVHYRMPEPRKAKGKAGSDSDSTADDVGVVAKTRPDVTRKGVEMIGDFRTDALREALGRAPIEDDTLMALLILAFAGQNVSVTTGSGGVYYGHSRLAKHAAILFDGEGKLAFDMDTLRVAARSMLVDVFSCRENATNSGIVARIAGATVGADGFLPNMGTDDFLSCLARPALEVSCKDTPVLPRQRVKDTRAALVEHFKEARFVHPSALFAPDATALGAWLSSNAPSEDGDEADEDADGATAEPSDEDGEAFREAAE
- a CDS encoding MbcA/ParS/Xre antitoxin family protein; translation: MGLAQYADDGLFAPRRIAEAFRTTSEEIARTAGLGKDAIQRRDRIRSDKTQRRLREMIEVINKVEPRFGSALMAYAWYRSEPLPGFSGQTAMQLVRSGRADDVLDYIDAVDAGVHA